The proteins below are encoded in one region of Takifugu rubripes chromosome 1, fTakRub1.2, whole genome shotgun sequence:
- the LOC101075434 gene encoding gamma-crystallin M3-like — MTTTDMSMGKIIFYEERNFQGRSYECMSDCSDMSSYLSRCQSCRVESGCFMVYERPNFMGNQYFLRRGEYSDYMSMMGMSAGIRSCRMIPMHRGQFRMKIYERENFSGQMNELTDDCDNIQDRYRMSDCQSSQVLDGHWLLYEQPHFRGRMMYLRPGEYRSFRDQGMSGMRIMSMRRIMDMC, encoded by the exons ATGACCACCACTGATATGAGCATGGGCAAG ATCATCTTCTACGAGGAGAGGAACTTCCAGGGTCGCTCCTATGAGTGCATGAGCGACTGCTCTGACATGTCCTCCTACCTGAGCAGGTGTCAGTCCTGCAGGGTGGAGAGCGGCTGCTTCATGGTCTATGAGCGCCCCAACTTCATGGGAAACCAGTATTTCCTGAGGAGAGGGGAATACTCTGACTACATGAGCATGATGGGAATGAGTGCTGGCATCAGGTCTTGTCGCATGATTCCCATG cacagaGGCCAGTTCAGGATGAAGATCTATGAGAGGGAGAACTTCAGTGGTCAGATGAACGAGCTGACTGACGACTGTGACAACATCCAGGACCGCTACCGTATGTCTGACTGCCAGTCCTCCCAGGTGCTGGACGGCCACTGGCTGCTGTATGAGCAGCCTCACTTCAGAGGCAGGATGATGTACCTGAGGCCTGGGGAGTACAGGAGCTTCAGGGACCAGGGCATGAGTGGCATGAGGATCATGAGCATGAGGCGCATCATGGATAtgtgctga
- the LOC101075213 gene encoding gamma-crystallin M3-like, with the protein MNMRGKIIFYEERNFQGRSYECMSDCSDMSSYLSRCQSCKVESGCFMVYERPNFMGNQHFMKRGDYADNMSMMGMRDCIRSCRMIPMHRGQFRMKIYERENFSGQMNELMDDCENIQDRYRMSDCQSSQVLDGHWLLYEQPHFRGRMMYLRPGEYRSFRDQGMSTNKFMSMRRIIDPCS; encoded by the exons ATGAACATGAGGGGCAAG ATCATCTTCTACGAGGAGAGGAACTTCCAGGGTCGCTCCTATGAGTGCATGAGCGACTGCTCTGACATGTCCTCCTACCTGAGCAGGTGTCAGTCCTGCAAGGTGGAGAGCGGCTGCTTCATGGTCTATGAGCGCCCCAACTTCATGGGAAACCAGCATTTCATGAAGAGGGGTGATTATGCCGACAACATGAGCATGATGGGAATGAGAGACTGCATCAGGTCATGCCGTATGATCCCCATG CACAGAGGCCAGTTCAGGATGAAGATCTACGAGAGGGAGAACTTCAGTGGTCAGATGAACGAGCTCATGGACGACTGCGAAAACATCCAGGACCGCTACCGCATGTCTGACTGCCAGTCCTCCCAGGTGCTGGACGGCCACTGGCTGCTGTATGAGCAGCCTCACTTCAGAGGCAGGATGATGTACCTGAGGCCTGGGGAGTACAGGAGCTTCAGGGACCAGGGCATGAGCACCAATAAGTTCATGAGCATGAGGCGCATCATTGACCCCTGCTCCTAA
- the LOC101080030 gene encoding gamma-crystallin M3-like: protein MTMGKIIFYEDRNFQGRSYETSSDCSDMTSYLSRCQSCRVESGCVMVYERPNFMGNQYFMRRGEYADYMSMMGMRDCIRSCRMIPMHRGQFRMKIYERENFGGQMHELMEDCGNIQDRYRMSDCQSCQVLDGHWLLYEQPQYRGSMVYLRPGEYRSFRDLGVSSNRFMSMRRIMDM, encoded by the exons ATGACCATGGGCAAG ATCATCTTCTACGAGGACAGGAACTTCCAGGGTCGCTCTTATGAGACCAGCAGTGACTGTTCTGATATGACCTCCTACCTGAGCAGGTGTCAGTCCTGCCGGGTGGAGAGTGGCTGTGTCATGGTCTATGAGCGCCCCAACTTCATGGGAAACCAGTATTTTATGAGAAGGGGCGAGTATGCCGATTACATGAGCATGATGGGAATGAGAGACTGCATTAGGTCTTGCCGTATGATTCCCATG CACAGAGGACAATTCAGAATGAAGATCTATGAGAGGGAGAACTTTGGAGGTCAGATGCACGAGCTGATGGAAGACTGCGGCAACATCCAGGACCGCTACCGTATGTCTGACTGCCAGTCCTGCCAGGTGCTGGACGGCCACTGGCTGCTGTATGAACAGCCCCAGTACCGAGGCAGCATGGTCTACCTGAGGCCTGGGGAGTACAGGAGCTTCAGGGACCTGGGCGTGAGCAGCAATAGATTCATGAGCATGAGGCGCATCATGGATATGTAA
- the LOC101068209 gene encoding gamma-crystallin M3-like — MTMGKIIFYEDRNFQGRSYETSSDCSDMTSYLSRCQSCRVESGCVMVYERPNFMGNQYFMKRGEYADSMSMMGMSGGIRSCRMIPMHRGQFRMKIYERENFSGQMNELTDDCDNIQDRYRMSDCQSSQVMDGHWLLYEQPHFRGRMMYLRPGEYRSFRDHGMSRFMSMRRIMDMC; from the exons ATGACCATGGGCAAG ATCATCTTCTACGAGGACAGGAACTTCCAGGGTCGCTCCTATGAGACCAGCAGTGACTGTTCTGATATGACCTCCTACCTGAGCAGGTGTCAGTCCTGCCGGGTGGAGAGTGGCTGTGTCATGGTCTATGAGCGCCCCAACTTCATGGGAAACCAGTATTTCATGAAGAGGGGAGAGTACGCCGATTCCATGAGCATGATGGGAATGAGTGGTGGCATCAGGTCTTGTCGTATGATTCCCATG CACAGAGGCCAGTTCAGGATGAAGATCTATGAGAGGGAGAACTTCAGTGGTCAGATGAACGAGCTGACTGACGACTGTGACAACATCCAGGACCGCTACCGTATGTCTGACTGCCAGTCCTCTCAGGTGATGGACGGCCACTGGCTGCTGTATGAGCAGCCCCACTTCAGAGGCAGGATGATGTACCTGAGGCCTGGGGAGTACAGGAGCTTCAGGGACCACGGCATGAGCAGATTTATGAGCATGAGGCGCATCATGGATATGTGCTAA
- the LOC101079805 gene encoding gamma-crystallin M3-like, with protein MGKIIFYEERNFQGRSYETSSDCSELTSYLSRCQSCRVESGCFMVYDRPNFMGNQYFMKRGEYADSMSMMGMSGGIRSCRMIPMHRGQFRMKIYERENFSGQMNELTDDCDNIQDRYRMSDCQSSQVMDGHWLLYEQPHFRGRMMYLRPGEYRSFRDHGMSRFMSMRRIMDMC; from the exons ATGGGAAAG atcaTCTTCTACGAGGAGAGGAACTTCCAGGGTCGCTCTTATGAGACCAGCAGCGACTGCTCTGAGCTGACCTCCTACCTGAGCAGGTGTCAGTCCTGCCGGGTGGAGAGCGGCTGCTTCATGGTGTACGATAGGCCCAACTTCATGGGAAACCAGTATTTCATGAAGAGGGGAGAGTACGCCGATTCCATGAGCATGATGGGAATGAGTGGTGGCATCAGGTCGTGTCGTATGATTCCCATG CACAGAGGCCAGTTCAGGATGAAGATCTATGAGAGGGAGAACTTCAGTGGTCAGATGAACGAGCTGACTGACGACTGTGACAACATCCAGGACCGCTACCGTATGTCTGACTGCCAGTCCTCTCAGGTGATGGACGGCCACTGGCTGCTGTatgaacagcctcacttcagaGGCAGGATGATGTACCTGAGGCCTGGGGAGTACAGGAGCTTCAGGGACCACGGCATGAGCAGATTTATGAGCATGAGGCGTATCATGGATATGTGCTAA
- the LOC115250974 gene encoding gamma-crystallin M3-like, which translates to MGRIIFYEDKNFQGRSYETSSDCAELTSYLSRCNSCRVESGCFMVYERPNYMGHQMLARRGEYPDNQRLMGMSMSDCIRSCRMIPMHRGPFRMRIYEKENFGGQMNELMEDCDNIQDRYRISDCQSAHVMDGHWLLYEQPHFRGRMMYLRPGEYRSMRDMGTGPMDMRIGSIRRIMDSC; encoded by the exons ATGGGCAGA ATCATCTTCTATGAGGACAAGAACTTCCAGGGTCGCTCCTATGAGACCAGCAGTGACTGTGCAGAGCTGACCTCCTACCTGAGCCGCTGCAACTCCTGCAGGGTGGAGAGCGGCTGCTTCATGGTCTACGAGCGCCCTAACTACATGGGTCACCAAATGCTCGCGAGGAGGGGAGAGTACCCTGACAACCAGCGTCTGATGGGAATGAGCATGAGCGACTGCATCCGCTCATGCCGCATGATCCCCATG CACAGAGGTCCATTCAGGATGAGGATCTATGAGAAGGAGAACTTTGGAGGCCAGATGAACGAGCTGATGGAAGACTGTGACAACATTCAAGATCGTTATCGTATCTCTGACTGCCAGTCTGCTCATGTGATGGACggccactggctgctgtacgaGCAGCCTCACTTCAGAGGCAGGATGATGTACCTGAGGCCTGGGGAGTACAGGAGCATGAGAGACATGGGAACGGGCCCCATGGACATGAGGATCGGCTCCATCCGTCGGATCATGGACTCCTGCTAA